One stretch of Malus domestica chromosome 14, GDT2T_hap1 DNA includes these proteins:
- the LOC139191518 gene encoding uncharacterized protein, with the protein MSTSSPEHRINSWFPPTVGFFKLNVDGGVDVMNGCCGIGAIVRGSNGDLVCVLFMYASSLISILRAIKKVLELALNFGCVPLIVESDSLRFVQLINQDKECLAADGAYVNSIRAFLRVNQVFMNYVSRDANGIAHHLAQFNLQCHELSMWVDTGPLWLMDLSHSEFVV; encoded by the coding sequence ATGAGTACTTCATCGCCAGAACATCGAATCAATTCGTGGTTCCCCCCTACGGTGGGTTTTTTCAAATTAAATGTTGATGGTGGGGTGGATGTGATGAATGGATGTTGTGGAATTGGAGCAATTGTTCGTGGGTCTAATGGTGATCTTGTATGTGTGTTGTTTATGTATGCTTCTTCTCTGATTTCAATCCTTCGTGCCATCAAGAAAGTATTGGAATTGGCCCTGAACTTTGGTTGTGTTCCGTTGATAGTGGAATCAGATTCATTGAGGTTTGTCCAATTAATTAACCAAGATAAGGAGTGCTTGGCTGCTGATGGTGCATATGTCAATAGCATTCGAGCTTTTTTGCGTGTGAACCAGGTGTTCATGAACTATGTTTCAAGAGATGCTAATGGGATTGCACATCATCTAGCCCAATTCAACCTACAATGTCATGAGTTATCAATGTGGGTGGATACTGGTCCGTTGTGGCTTATGGACCTTAGCCACTCCGAGTTTGTGGTGTAG
- the LOC103453939 gene encoding uncharacterized protein: protein MNMAAQKHLHELLREDQEPFLLKNYIADKRCQLKSASTKSQQNLQVKKRRPISQVSNFPGSLCKNACFFSLQDSPDLRKSPLFDFSSPAAKSPCKSPNAIFLQIPNRTAALLVEAAMRIQKQSANSKPKTQNKNHGFGLFGSFLKRLTNRNRARRREVHGEDGVQVSVNDILRWDSSVGRRNISSDQVEEKVESCLEVEDKSASLISTRRPSSAVWSETNEATSSSCGQSEDTADTDYACNCEKLNAFCESPFRFVLQPTPSPSGSRTPEFTSPVTSPSRHKQEEEGLKKSQAEVEEEEEKEQCSPVSVLDPPFQDDDEGRDGDGDGEDNDDEDGCDLECSYANVQRTKHHLLQKLRRFEQLAGLDPIELEKRMLEEDDDDDECEEDESETSDSSSEETLDGLLREVLSKLNFPCNKRIPEDVQILAMDLIVEEQRDDDSSDKREEVVRRVCKRFESWKEVESNTIDMMVEQDFRKELDEWKKSQDQVGETAMEIELAIFSLLVEEMAIELV, encoded by the exons ATGAACATGGCGGCACAGAAGCACTTACACGAGCTGCTAAGAGAAGACCAGGAGCCGTTTCTGCTCAAGAACTACATTGCCGATAAACGCTGCCAGCTGAAAAGTGCTTCCACCAAGAGCCAACAAAACTTACAGGTCAAAAAACGCAGACCCATCTCCCAAGTTTCAAACTTTCCCGGCAGTCTCTGCAAAAACGCCTGCTTTTTCTCCCTCCAAGACTCGCCGGACCTTAGGAAATCTCCGCTCTTTGACTTCTCGTCGCCAGCGGCCAAAAGCCCATGTAAAAGCCCCAACGCCATCTTCCTCCAAATTCCGAACAGAACCGCCGCCCTGCTCGTGGAAGCCGCGATGAGGATTCAGAAGCAGTCGGCGAATTCTAAACCAAAAACCCAGAACAAAAATCACGGGTTCGGGCTATTCGGGTCGTTTTTGAAGAGGTTAACGAATCGGAATCGGGCCCGAAGGCGGGAAGTCCACGGCGAAGATGGGGTTCAGGTCTCGGTGAATGACATTCTCCGGTGGGATTCGTCAGTCGGGAGGAGAAATATTTCTTCCGATCAGGTGGAGGAAAAGGTTGAGTCTTGTTTGGAAGTTGAGGACAAAAGTGCTTCTCTGATAAGCACTAGGAGGCCCAGCAGTGCGGTCTGGTCCGAAACCAATGAAGCCACTTCAAGCAGCTGCGGCCAGTCTGAGGACACAGCCGATACAGATTATGCCTGTAATTGTGAAAAGCTTAATGCTTTTTGCGAAAGCCCTTTCCGTTTCGTCCTCCAACCAACCCCCTCTCCGTCCGGCAGCCGGACGCCGGAGTTCACGTCGCCGGTGACGTCCCCTAGTCGCCACAAACAAGAG GAGGAGGGGTTGAAGAAGTCCCAAGCAGaagtggaggaggaggaagagaaggaacAATGCAGTCCTGTTTCTGTATTGGACCCTCCGTTCCAAGACGACGACGAGGGACGTGACGGTGACGGTGACGGTGAGGATAATGACGACGAAGACGGTTGTGATTTGGAGTGCAGCTATGCCAATGTACAGA GAACAAAGCATCACCTTCTGCAGAAGCTTCGTAGATTTGAACAATTGGCGGGGTTAGATCCAATTGAACTTGAGAAAAGAATgctagaagaagatgatgatgacgatgaatGTGAAGAAGATGAGTCTGAAACATCAGATAGCAGCAGTGAAGAAACTCTTGATGGGCTTCTCAGAGAAGTACTTTCCAAATTAAACTTTCCTTGTAACAAAAGAATCCCCGAGGATGTGCAGATATTGGCCATGGATCTCATTGTCGAGGAGCAGAGAGACGATGATTCTTCCGACAAAAGGGAAGAGGTGGTGAGACGGGTCTGCAAGAGATTCGAGTCCTGGAAAGAGGTGGAGTCGAACACCATTGACATGATGGTGGAACAAGATTTTCGAAAGGAGCTCGACGAGTGGAAGAAAAGTCAAGATCAAGTGGGAGAGACTGCAATGGAGATTGAACTTGCCATCTTTAGCCTACTGGTGGAGGAAATGGCAATTGAACTAGTTTGA